From a single Hemibagrus wyckioides isolate EC202008001 linkage group LG27, SWU_Hwy_1.0, whole genome shotgun sequence genomic region:
- the LOC131347592 gene encoding uncharacterized protein LOC131347592: protein MFSRMLRNITVAAILMLLTGVETQHSVTLSSQSLCVVTGSTVKIPCRFTKPYYSTVTEREWYRVQSSEGEPRDLNNDPEYSGRVSVSTWWSDCELTVRNVRVSDSGVYNFRFKTQSSDWISASSGVQLTVTDLQLKVDPNTVGQREVKVTCSSTCRINTHYFYWYRNGHYIKYTNDASIVLDSTSQYVEGSYSCEVYETEHRSPPVCVLGIECWGVTYTPKHVCALKNTSIDLSCSYKYPAGLTVIKSVWFIKWQGGADPEDVRKDEEYQGRVQYTQSSQNDCSLRITNLRERDARTYRFRFYTDPTGKYTGEPGVTLCSRWCGQLQLCC from the exons ATGTTTTCCAGAATGTTGAGAAATATTACAGTAGCAGCGATCCTCATGTTACTGACAG gagTTGAGACTCAGCACAGTGTAACTCTCTCCTCTCAGAGTCTATGTGTTGTTACTGGATCTACAGTAAAAATCCCCTGTAGATTTACAAAACCATATTACTCCacagtcacagagagagagtggtatcGAGTCCAGAGCTCTGAAGGAGAACCACGAGACCTGAACAATGATCCAGAATACTCAGGACGAGTGTCTGTAAGCACCTGGTGGTCTGACTGTGAGCTGACAGTGaggaatgtgagagtgagtgactctggagtttataactttagatttaaaacacagagcagtgacTGGATATCAGCATCATCTGGAGTACAACTGACTGTTacgg ACTTGCAGCTGAAGGTGGATCCTAACACTGTGGGACAGAGAGAAGTGAAAGTGACCTGTAGCTCCACCTGCAGAATCAACACACACTATTTCTACTGGTACAGGAATGGCCATTACATCAAATACACAAATGATGCCTCCATTGTTCTTGACTCCACCAGTCAATATGTTGAAGGCAGCTACTCCTGTGAGGTGTATGAGACTGAACACCGCTCTCCTCCAGTGT gtgtacTGGGTATAGAGTGTTGGGGTGTGACTTATACTCCTAAACATGTGTGTGCTCTGAAAAACACATCGATTGATCTTTCCTGCTCTTATAAATATCCTGCAGGCCTCACAGTGATAAAATCAGTATGGTTCATTAAATGGCAGGGTGGTGCTGACCCTGAGGATGTGAGaaaggatgaggagtatcaagGTCGAGTGCAGTACACACAGAGCTCCCAGAATGACTGTAGTCTGAGAATCactaacctgagagagagagacgctcgAACATACAGGTTCAGATTCTACACTGATCCTACAGGAAAATACaccggagaacctggagtcactct CTGCAGTCGGTGGTGTGGTCAGTTACAGCTGTGCTGTTGA